The Paenibacillus sp. FSL W8-0426 region GTAAGCCTTACCATCATATACACGGCTCATTTCTTTCTGGTAAACCACGAACGCTTCGCCGGCGTATGCCCTGTCAGATGATGCAATAATTGCCCAAGCACCTTATCCATGTGCGGATCCTTGTCAAAAGGATCTGTTTGCAACGGAAGGCTGTATACGCGTTCCGTATCCAGTGATTTGCGAATTCGCTGCACTGCATCCGAAGCGGCCAATGGCAGGCAATAGGTCCACTTGTCCCGCGGGAAACGATGATGCGAGCGAATCAAAGCTCCAATCTCGGCTTGCCTCCACTCCGCGCCTGAACCTACAACGATGGGCAGGTCGGCTCTTAGAAATTCCTCCAGCCGCTGCTGATCCTGACCACTGCCCAAATCCATGACGATAAACTGGTAGCTGCCCCCAAGCAAAGACAAAATATCTGCCCTTCCGGATTGCTTCCAGTAGTGGACACCGTTGACCACAAAATTCCGGCCTGCAGCAGGCGGCTTGCCGCCATGGGCAATTTGCTGGATACGGCTAAACGACTGCGAACGCGGAGACATTTCAATAATGGCTACCTTGCCGTTGTTCCGCTCCAAATAATGGCTTATCGCTATGGATGTATGCGTTACGCCTACACCGGCGGCCGTTCCCATCAGAGCGATGACACGGGTACCGCCATTCATCGTTACCGATACATTTCCTGAAAGCGGAGTACTCCCGGGTCTTCGCAAAATTTCTGCACGCACTTCGCCGGCCGATTGAAAGCGTTCCTGGGGTTCCTGGCGCAGCAACCTTCGCACAACAGGAATGTACATGCGCGGAACGTCGCCTCGTACACAAGCCTCTACCCCATGAATCCACTCCGTATAAGCACCGCATGTCAAGAGATACAGCATTAGTGCTCCAAGTCCGTATAGGTCTGAACGGGCATCCGTTTGTCCCGATCCGTATTGTTCCGGAGCGGCAAACCCGGCAGTTCCCAGCTTGATCGTATCCTGATTTTGAAGCGTCTTATAGCTTCGAGCAATGCCGAAATCAATCAACCTCACTTCCTGCTCCGGCGTGATCATGATGTTGGACGGCTTCATATCCCGGTAAATAATGGGCGGATCGAGATGATGCAAATATTCCAACACATCGAGCAACTGAAGCACAAATTCGGTCACTTGCTCCATCGGGATTTTACCGCCGCATTGTTTGAAATATTCAGCCAGCGTCATGCCTTCGATTCGCTCCATGACCAGGTAAGCATACCCTTGTTCATCCGGGGCAAAGAAGTCGACAATCTGCGGAAGCCTCGGATGTCGAAGGGAAATGAGCAGGGCCGCCTCCGTGTCCATGGTGCTCTCATATGGCAGGCTCATCACGCTTTCCTTAACGGCCCACGTTTTGCCGGGAAGCTTCAAATCCTCGGCTTCGTACACACGGCTCATGCCGCCTGTGCCTAGAACCGAAACGATGCGGTATCTGTCGCCAAGCAGTCTTCCTGGCACCAATCCGGCCGAATGTTTCACTGTCAATCCCTCCTTTCTCGCACGACAAAAAGGGAAAGCACTCCAAAGCCGCACTACCGAAACATCGGTAGCTCTGACTCTGGGATGCTTTCCCTTTAAACGTCATGGTTAATATTGGTATCATTATAGTACAGGCCGGTGTTGGTTGTAAAGTACAAAATCCGTTTCAGATCATGTCATACACAGTACGCCCGATTTTTCCATCCATTGCTGGTAAAGCAATCTGTTTCAGGAAGCGAGTCTGTTAATATTTAATCATGTAAAGCGTGATCTCTTCACGATTATGGAACAACTGCTTTGAGCGTTGAATTTGCAAGCGAGAGCGTTCAAAGGTGTCGATGACTTCCTTGATGAGGGCCAGCGGCTTTTTGTGAAGCAGCTTGACCGTAACGATCGCGGTCCCCCCGGACTGAAGGCTGTACATCAGATCGGAAACAAGCCTGCTCATCAGCTTCGGACTCCAGCTCATATCACATACCAGCAGATCGAATTCGCCTTCCTTAAACTTCACGTCACCCGCATTTTTTTTCAAAAACGTAAGCTTGGGCGATTGCAGCAGACCCGCATCCATCTTGGCCGGATCCACAGCGGTAACCTCAAGGCCGCGTTCCAACAGAAACGATGTCCAACCTCCTGGCGCGGCTCCGATGTCCAGCGCTTTGCGAAAAGATCTGAAGTCGATGCCAAAGGTCTGCTCCGCTTCCAACAGTTTGAATTTGGCCCGCGAAATCTGACCCTCTTCCTTCTGAAAACGGATGGCTCCTCCATTCCAGTCCGACAAATTTTGTTCCGGTTTCGAAATTCCCGCGTACAAGGTTTCCTCAGCAGCGAAAACGGATACGATGTAATCTGCTTCGCGAACAACCCATTCGCAGCCCAGATCCTCCAATTTGTCGGTGAGGTATTGCTTCAGCGACGCAGCGTTTTCGTGCCAGAACGCACCTTCGGTTTTGCGCACCTGCAACGCCACGCGTAAGCCGCCCAGCTCTTGATGATTCGTTATAAAAGCAAGCAAGCGTTCCAGCGCTTGTTCGGAATCGGCTGCATTTTCCTGAAATTGCACCGGTTGAATATGACGCAGAAACGTCGGATCCTCCGCCTGCAGCATACTGGCAACTTGTTCTTCCGCAACAGGCAAGCCGGCAAGCAACACCTCGCCGGGCACAAGCACCGTGCTCTTGACCGCTCCGAACGTTCGGCGCAATTCTTCCTGCGCGTAGGGCGCAAAGCCATGATTGGCCGTGCAAATAAAACGGGAGAAGTTGCCTTCCTCCCAAGGTGACTGTGACTGTGTACTCAAAATGTGTTACCCTCCAGAACGTACGCGAATCCAAGGCCGTCCTTCCACCCATTGGATGTCGACCGGAATGTCGTACGTAAGCTTAATGGTTTCTTGCGTCAAAACATCATGTTTCGGACCTGCCGCGGCAATGCGGCCATCGCGAACAAGAGCGACATGCGTAAATAAAGGCATGATTTCCTCAATATGATGCGTGACATAAATAACGGTCATGTCCCGCTGGCGCAGCCGGTCGATTTCGGCCAGCATTTTTTCGCGTTCATACAGATCAAGCCCCGCACAGGGCTCGTCCATGATCAGCAGTTTGGGATCGGCCATGAGCGAACGCGCCAGCATCACCTTTTTCCGTTCCCCCTGGGACAATGTACCGAGCGGTTGATCGGCGAGTTTGCCAAAGTCCATTTCTTCTAACAGCTGCCGCGCTTTGTTTTGAACCTCGTCCGGAATCGCCTGATAAAAACGCAGAAATGCGTAGGCCCCGGTAGCCACAACTTCCCAGACAGGATCTCGCAAAGTCAGCTTTTCGATCAGCGTCTGGCTGATGTAGCCGATCTGCTTGCGCACTTCCCGCACATCGCATTGCCCGTACCGGTTGCCCAATACGTCGATGCGTCCCTGGCTTGGGAACATGTACCCCGTCATCAGCTCCAGCAGCGTTGTTTTCCCGGAACCGTTGCGTCCCAGGATCACCCAATGCTCGCCTTCCTGAACATGCAGCTGCACATGGTCCAAAATTTGACGTTCCTCTCTCCGGAGGGAAACGTCTTGCATCTGAATGATACTCATCCCAGCACCACCTTTCGAATTTCGCCGAGAAGATGTTGGGTTGAATTCATTCGATAAACCATTGTTGGCCTTTCTTGCTCACCGTCAAACAGCATAAGTGCCGGCACGCTGGATATTTGATACTTCTGCACCAACTCGGGAATATCGTTGATATTCATCTCGACCAACACATCCTCCGGCAGCAAATGCTCGGCAACCTCCAGCATGCGCCGGGCAGCGGCACACGTGCCGCATAGCGGAGTATGGATGAAGACTGCTTGTGGCAATCCTTCCCATACGTTGCGCAAAAGCATTTTTTGCGTGATCGGCTTCATCGGGAACCCGCTCCCGCGGCAATGCGAAGCATAACCTCACCTGTCATTGGTCCGTTGTGCATAATGACTTCTGCCGGCTTGTTTGAGTAAAGGATTTCATACATTTGACGTTTGCCAAACATGCTCGAGGTATGCAAATAAATCTCGCGCGGATAGAGGCCTTCTCTTACGATCGCTGCAGCGACATCGCCACCGTTCGGGGAATCGGGACCCAGCTCATAATCGAGCGACAATATATCTACTTCGCATTCCCTGAGCAGCATCAGGCATTCCTCCGCGTTTTTTGCGAGCACAAAGCCTTTCGGACATGCCCGATAGTCATCCAAAAATACATGCATGGTATCTCTCCTCTCCCCGCTTTTATTGCCAGGAACGCATTAACGCGATGTCTTCGCGGTGCGTTCCGTCTTTGCCCGTCTCCGTTTCCATGACAACGACGGCTTTTCCGAACTCGGGAGACGCCAGCAGCGCCTTCATTCCATCACTTCCGATGCGACCGGCGCCAATTCGGGCATGTCTGTCCTTGCATGAGCCGGATGCAAATTTTGAATCGTTGAAATGTACGGCCGCCAAGGCATCCCAATAGCCAAGCTTTCTTCCTTTTTCTAACATGGCCTGCTCTTCCCCCTCAGACCACATGCCTGAAGCAAAAGCATGGCAGGTATCAAAGCAAAAAGCAATATGTTCAGGGTGGCTGCATAGTTTGCGAATCTGCACCATCTCTTCCATCGTTGTTCCCATAGGTCCATGATCGCCTGCTTGATTTTCGAGCAGCACCTTTGCCTTCCCGTCCCATTGCTCCAGAACCATGTCAAGGGTCTGTATAATATGCTGATAACCCACCAAAGGGTCGTCGCTTTTCATATGGCCAAAATGAACCACCGTACCCACGGAGCCGCAAGCATCTGCGATCTCCAGGTCATTGCGAATCGAAGCGATCACCGCATGATATCCCGCCTCTCCACGGGACATGCCCAAAGCAGGATTAGTAGGATAAGGCGAGTGGGCGATGGACGCCAATCCGTACTCCATGCAATAGTCCCGGCATTGCCGGGCATCTATGGCATCCAGAGCCTTAAGCGAGAGACTGCGGGGGTTTTTCGGAAAGTACTGAAATGCCGTTGCCCCCTGTGCGTGAGCCCGCTTGGCCGCCTGGACAAATCCGCCTTTGGTGCTGACGTGCGCGCCGATGCCGCTGTTAGGCGTCATGCTGGCAATCCGGACAGAAAAATGCCTTCTTGCCCGTGATTTCCACACGTTCGATCGTTCCCCCACAACGCGGGCACGCTTCGCCTTCGCGATCGTACACCCTGCATTGGTCATCAAAATTTCCTGTCTTCAAGTCGCCTTGCATCAGCGGCATTTCAATATATCCGCCTTCGCTGGCTGCCTCGCGCAATACCGATTGCATGGCATGATATAGACGTTCGCTCAGTTCCGGAGAAGCGGCAATATTTTGGGTTTTGGACCCGGGTCTTAAGCCCGCAGCAAACGCAATTTCATCCGAATAACAGTTGCCGATGCCCGCAATGATATGTTGATTGACCAGCGTTGTTTTGAGCGTGCCCCGACGCCCCTTGAGCAGCGCGGCAAACCGTTCTGCGTTCATGCGGCGGTCCAGCGGCTCGGGTCCTAACTCAGACATCGCTTCTTCGGTTTCCTTCGAAGTCAACAGATGCAAATACCCCAACCGCAGACCGATAAAGAATAAAATTTGTTCACCGAAATGAAGCTCTACTTGGGTCGTGCGGTCTGGTCGATCGTCCTCGGTTCCCCAATAAAGCAATCCGCCCAGCATCAAGTGCAGTACGAGGCGCTTTCCGTTGGAAAGGTGGAAAATAAGATGCTTCGCCCGACGCTCCACAAAAATGATGCGATTGCCCACCAGCTGCTGTGCAAACTCATCCGGCGTTTTGTTAATGGATTTTTCGCGGTTAACCGCTACGTTCGTAATCGGTTTATCCAGTATGTGATCGGACAATAGCGTCCGGTAGTTTTCCATTTCCGGCAATTCCGGCATCGTACATCTACTCCTTCGTCGTTGGATGGCCGACTTGCTCAGACAGCCACTCGATCAAATTGTTCAAATCTTCAAACACATGGTCTGGACGTACCTTTGCGGCATTGATGTGGCTATCCATGTTGTCGCGTGTCGTCACTCCTGTCAACACCAACAACGTTTCACAGCCAGCTGCGGCGCCTGCACCAATGTCGGTACGCATATTGTCCCCGATGACCGCGACTTCTTCCGGATTCAGGTTCAAACGTTGGATGGCCGACTTCATGATGATGCTGGACGGTTTGCCAATAACGGTAGGTCGGATGTCGGTCGCCGCTTCAATGGCCGCGCCAAGCGTTCCCGCTCCCGGCGTAAGCCCGTCGTCCGAAGGAAGCTGCAGATCAGGGTTCGTCAATATGAATTCCGCACCTGCATTGATCCACCGAAGCGCCTGCGTCAATTTGACGTAATTGAAATCACGGTCAATCCCCTGGATCAGGTAATCAGGATCGTGATCCGTTAAAGTCAATCCAGCATCCTGAATCGCCTGCAGCAGCCCTTCTTCTCCGATGCAAGCGACTCGCGCGCCAGGCGCAATTCCTGCTACGTATTCTGCCGCGGCAACCGCCGAAGTACACACTTGTTCAGCTTCAGCCGGAATGCCCATCCCTTTCAAATGTTCCGCCACGCCTTGAGGCGTACGCGACGAGTTGTTTGTGACAAACAAATAAGGCACCTTTTGCTCATTCAAAAAATGAATTAACCGATCTGCTCCCTCGATTCGATGTTTTCCGTGATAAAGCGTACCATCCAAGTCAATCAAAAAAGCTTTAATCACTCAGACACTTCCTTTCTTCATGGCATGAACCATTAGGAAAGCATTGCTGGAAGCCCAAATTGCAGAACAGTTCCACAAATGGTTGGCTTCCAAACAATACTGTCCGGCGATACTATGTATAGAGACAAAAAGGAAACGCCCGCTTCGCAGCACGCAACACGTCGAACTTGATCGAAGATAGACGTCTGCCTTCGCGCGCCTTCTGTACAAGCTTGTCATTTCCTGCGCTTTCCCGGAAAATAATTCGGTTCATTTCCTCATGCTCAATGCCCATCCTACACCGTTTACCAACAGATTGCAAAAGGGACTGCGGGAAATGCTTCCCCAGTCCCGAGCCATAATAGGCTTTCCTAATCAACGCCCGTCTGCAGATGCCCAACCATCCATTCATATTCAACCTTTTGGGGCTGGACCCGAATGAGCAATCGGCATAAGCTGGTGTTCCACGGCAAGACGGGTATTCGGAAATATTTCCTGAGCCTCCTGCAGCAGGGGCTGCAGCTGCTCCTCATCCTTATAGCGTGAGCTGAAGTGCGTCAAAATGAGCTGCCCCGCATTCGCCGCCATTGCCGCTTCGGCCGCTTGCCTAGCCGTGCTATGATAATACTCGTGCGCCGTATCCGCCAGCTCATGGGTAAACGTCGCTTCATGAACGAGCACATCCGCATGCTGCGCAAGCGGCAGTACCCCTTCGCACGGGCGTGTATCTCCCAGGATCGTTACTATCTTGCCGGGTTTCGGAGTGCCGAGCACGTCTTGCGGAGCAATCGTCCGACCGTCATCCAGCGTAATGGATTCGCCTCGCTTCAAGCGGCCGAACAAAGGCCCTGGTTTCAAACCGTACTCCGCCATTTTCGACGGGTCAAGACTGC contains the following coding sequences:
- a CDS encoding serine/threonine-protein kinase, giving the protein MKHSAGLVPGRLLGDRYRIVSVLGTGGMSRVYEAEDLKLPGKTWAVKESVMSLPYESTMDTEAALLISLRHPRLPQIVDFFAPDEQGYAYLVMERIEGMTLAEYFKQCGGKIPMEQVTEFVLQLLDVLEYLHHLDPPIIYRDMKPSNIMITPEQEVRLIDFGIARSYKTLQNQDTIKLGTAGFAAPEQYGSGQTDARSDLYGLGALMLYLLTCGAYTEWIHGVEACVRGDVPRMYIPVVRRLLRQEPQERFQSAGEVRAEILRRPGSTPLSGNVSVTMNGGTRVIALMGTAAGVGVTHTSIAISHYLERNNGKVAIIEMSPRSQSFSRIQQIAHGGKPPAAGRNFVVNGVHYWKQSGRADILSLLGGSYQFIVMDLGSGQDQQRLEEFLRADLPIVVGSGAEWRQAEIGALIRSHHRFPRDKWTYCLPLAASDAVQRIRKSLDTERVYSLPLQTDPFDKDPHMDKVLGQLLHHLTGHTPAKRSWFTRKK
- a CDS encoding SAM-dependent methyltransferase translates to MSTQSQSPWEEGNFSRFICTANHGFAPYAQEELRRTFGAVKSTVLVPGEVLLAGLPVAEEQVASMLQAEDPTFLRHIQPVQFQENAADSEQALERLLAFITNHQELGGLRVALQVRKTEGAFWHENAASLKQYLTDKLEDLGCEWVVREADYIVSVFAAEETLYAGISKPEQNLSDWNGGAIRFQKEEGQISRAKFKLLEAEQTFGIDFRSFRKALDIGAAPGGWTSFLLERGLEVTAVDPAKMDAGLLQSPKLTFLKKNAGDVKFKEGEFDLLVCDMSWSPKLMSRLVSDLMYSLQSGGTAIVTVKLLHKKPLALIKEVIDTFERSRLQIQRSKQLFHNREEITLYMIKY
- a CDS encoding ATP-binding cassette domain-containing protein; its protein translation is MIQMQDVSLRREERQILDHVQLHVQEGEHWVILGRNGSGKTTLLELMTGYMFPSQGRIDVLGNRYGQCDVREVRKQIGYISQTLIEKLTLRDPVWEVVATGAYAFLRFYQAIPDEVQNKARQLLEEMDFGKLADQPLGTLSQGERKKVMLARSLMADPKLLIMDEPCAGLDLYEREKMLAEIDRLRQRDMTVIYVTHHIEEIMPLFTHVALVRDGRIAAAGPKHDVLTQETIKLTYDIPVDIQWVEGRPWIRVRSGG
- a CDS encoding thioredoxin family protein translates to MKPITQKMLLRNVWEGLPQAVFIHTPLCGTCAAARRMLEVAEHLLPEDVLVEMNINDIPELVQKYQISSVPALMLFDGEQERPTMVYRMNSTQHLLGEIRKVVLG
- a CDS encoding cyclic-phosphate processing receiver domain-containing protein, which codes for MHVFLDDYRACPKGFVLAKNAEECLMLLRECEVDILSLDYELGPDSPNGGDVAAAIVREGLYPREIYLHTSSMFGKRQMYEILYSNKPAEVIMHNGPMTGEVMLRIAAGAGSR
- a CDS encoding deoxyribonuclease IV, with product MTPNSGIGAHVSTKGGFVQAAKRAHAQGATAFQYFPKNPRSLSLKALDAIDARQCRDYCMEYGLASIAHSPYPTNPALGMSRGEAGYHAVIASIRNDLEIADACGSVGTVVHFGHMKSDDPLVGYQHIIQTLDMVLEQWDGKAKVLLENQAGDHGPMGTTMEEMVQIRKLCSHPEHIAFCFDTCHAFASGMWSEGEEQAMLEKGRKLGYWDALAAVHFNDSKFASGSCKDRHARIGAGRIGSDGMKALLASPEFGKAVVVMETETGKDGTHREDIALMRSWQ
- the mutM gene encoding bifunctional DNA-formamidopyrimidine glycosylase/DNA-(apurinic or apyrimidinic site) lyase, whose translation is MPELPEMENYRTLLSDHILDKPITNVAVNREKSINKTPDEFAQQLVGNRIIFVERRAKHLIFHLSNGKRLVLHLMLGGLLYWGTEDDRPDRTTQVELHFGEQILFFIGLRLGYLHLLTSKETEEAMSELGPEPLDRRMNAERFAALLKGRRGTLKTTLVNQHIIAGIGNCYSDEIAFAAGLRPGSKTQNIAASPELSERLYHAMQSVLREAASEGGYIEMPLMQGDLKTGNFDDQCRVYDREGEACPRCGGTIERVEITGKKAFFCPDCQHDA
- a CDS encoding TIGR01457 family HAD-type hydrolase, translating into MIKAFLIDLDGTLYHGKHRIEGADRLIHFLNEQKVPYLFVTNNSSRTPQGVAEHLKGMGIPAEAEQVCTSAVAAAEYVAGIAPGARVACIGEEGLLQAIQDAGLTLTDHDPDYLIQGIDRDFNYVKLTQALRWINAGAEFILTNPDLQLPSDDGLTPGAGTLGAAIEAATDIRPTVIGKPSSIIMKSAIQRLNLNPEEVAVIGDNMRTDIGAGAAAGCETLLVLTGVTTRDNMDSHINAAKVRPDHVFEDLNNLIEWLSEQVGHPTTKE
- the rnz gene encoding ribonuclease Z — protein: MELYFLGTNAGVPSLQRNVTSIGLRLLDERKALWLFDCGEGTQHQILSSPLKLSKLEKIFITHLHGDHVFGLPGLLSSRAYQGGTTLLTVYGPPGTERMIATTLELSQSRLNYELLIVEHTGGIIFEDESFVVEAGLLEHRIDSYGYRVTEKDRPGSLDPSKMAEYGLKPGPLFGRLKRGESITLDDGRTIAPQDVLGTPKPGKIVTILGDTRPCEGVLPLAQHADVLVHEATFTHELADTAHEYYHSTARQAAEAAMAANAGQLILTHFSSRYKDEEQLQPLLQEAQEIFPNTRLAVEHQLMPIAHSGPAPKG